Proteins from one Bacteroides mediterraneensis genomic window:
- a CDS encoding DUF4133 domain-containing protein — protein sequence MDYRINKGAGRPIEFKGLKSQYLFFFAGGLVSVFLAVVVLYMAGVSQLLCLSFGAVSGSLAVWLTFRMNARYGEHGLMKMLAEKRHPRYLSARLRIFRALTKKKRKK from the coding sequence ATGGATTACCGTATCAACAAAGGAGCAGGCCGTCCGATTGAGTTCAAGGGCTTGAAATCACAGTACCTGTTCTTTTTTGCCGGAGGTCTTGTATCGGTCTTTCTTGCGGTGGTTGTCCTGTATATGGCCGGTGTCAGCCAGCTGCTATGCCTGTCTTTCGGAGCAGTATCCGGTTCTCTGGCCGTATGGCTGACCTTCCGCATGAATGCCCGCTACGGTGAGCACGGGCTGATGAAGATGCTGGCCGAAAAACGCCATCCGCGCTATCTGTCAGCCCGTCTCAGAATATTCAGAGCATTAACCAAAAAGAAGAGAAAGAAATGA
- a CDS encoding TraG family conjugative transposon ATPase, translating to MRSVLKACDLEDRFPILAVENNCIVSKDADITVAFEVELPELYTVTAAEYEAIHGTWVKAMKVLPNYSVVYKQDWFVKENYRSEGDGTESFLSRSYERHFNERPYLRHRCFLYLTKTTRERARRRSDFSTLCRGYILPKEITDWDSVVKFLEAVEQFERIMNDSGHVRMKRLRTEEVVGTEECPGLIERYLTLGMEDTHPVLQDICLDPERMRIGDKRLCLHVLSDTEDLPGSVGTDMRYERLSTDRSDCRLSFAAPVGLLLSCNHVYSQYVFIDDAQEILQRMEKTSRNMLSLSKYSRSNAVNYEWAEMYLDEAHTKGLVPVRCHCNVLAWAEDEEELRRIKNDTGSQLALMGCVPHYNTIDTPVLYWSGIPGNAGDFPAEESFYTFLEQAVCLFASETNYRSSPSPFGIRMTDRQSGVPLHLDISDLPMRKGIITNRNKFILGPSGSGKSFFTNHLVRQYYEQGTHILLVDTGNSYQGLCSLIHDRTHGEDGIYITYEEDNPIAFNPFYTDSGEFDVEKRESIKTLILTLWKREDEAPRRSEEVALSGAVNAYIRRITENRDVRPDFNGFYEFVRDDYRRMIEEKKVREKDFDIDGFLNVLEPFYRGGDYDFLLNSDKELDLTNKRFIVFELDNISGNKVLLPVVTLIIMETFIAKMRRLKGIRKMILIEECWKALMSANMSEYIKYLFKTVRKYFGEAVVVTQEVDDIISSPVVKEAIINNSDCKILLDQRKYMNKFDHIQRLLGLTDKERGQILSINQANHPGRFYREVWIGLGGTHSAVYATEVSDEEYAVYTTEESEKLELQKLAKELGGNLELAVKRIAEMRRERKRSNGKA from the coding sequence ATGAGAAGTGTATTGAAGGCCTGTGATCTGGAAGACAGATTTCCGATTCTGGCCGTGGAAAACAACTGCATCGTAAGCAAGGATGCGGACATTACGGTAGCCTTCGAGGTCGAGCTGCCTGAACTGTACACGGTAACGGCTGCGGAATACGAAGCCATTCACGGTACCTGGGTAAAGGCCATGAAGGTGCTTCCCAATTATTCGGTCGTGTACAAGCAGGACTGGTTCGTCAAGGAAAACTACCGGAGCGAAGGAGACGGGACGGAAAGTTTCCTGTCCCGCAGCTATGAGCGTCATTTCAACGAACGCCCGTATCTCAGGCACCGCTGCTTCCTGTACCTGACAAAGACCACACGCGAACGTGCCCGCCGCCGCAGTGATTTCAGTACCCTGTGCCGCGGCTATATCCTTCCCAAGGAAATCACGGACTGGGACTCGGTCGTGAAATTCCTGGAGGCGGTGGAGCAGTTCGAGCGTATCATGAACGATTCGGGGCATGTCAGGATGAAGCGTCTCAGGACGGAAGAGGTTGTCGGAACGGAAGAATGTCCCGGTCTGATTGAAAGATACCTGACTCTCGGAATGGAAGACACGCACCCCGTATTACAGGACATCTGCCTTGATCCGGAACGCATGCGCATCGGTGACAAACGTCTTTGCCTGCATGTGCTTTCCGATACGGAAGACCTTCCCGGCAGCGTGGGCACGGACATGCGCTATGAGCGCTTGTCCACGGACCGTAGCGACTGCCGTCTTTCGTTTGCGGCTCCGGTAGGACTTCTGCTTTCATGCAACCATGTCTATTCGCAGTACGTGTTTATCGATGACGCGCAGGAAATCCTGCAACGCATGGAAAAGACTTCACGCAACATGCTGTCCCTGTCGAAATACAGCCGCAGCAATGCCGTGAACTATGAATGGGCAGAAATGTATCTTGACGAGGCGCATACGAAAGGGCTTGTTCCGGTACGGTGCCACTGTAACGTGCTGGCCTGGGCGGAAGACGAGGAAGAGTTAAGGCGTATCAAGAACGATACCGGCAGCCAGCTTGCCCTGATGGGATGCGTACCCCATTACAACACGATAGATACCCCAGTGCTGTACTGGTCTGGTATTCCCGGCAATGCGGGCGATTTTCCGGCTGAGGAAAGTTTCTATACCTTTCTGGAACAGGCTGTCTGCCTGTTTGCTTCGGAAACGAATTACCGCAGTTCGCCCAGCCCGTTCGGTATCCGTATGACGGACAGGCAGAGCGGCGTACCGCTTCATCTGGACATCAGTGACCTGCCCATGCGCAAGGGAATCATCACCAACCGCAACAAGTTCATACTCGGTCCCTCCGGCAGCGGTAAATCCTTCTTTACGAACCACCTTGTCCGCCAGTATTATGAACAGGGTACCCATATCCTGTTGGTGGATACCGGAAACAGCTATCAGGGACTTTGCAGCCTGATTCATGACCGGACACATGGCGAGGACGGTATCTATATCACCTATGAGGAGGACAATCCCATCGCCTTCAATCCGTTCTATACGGATTCCGGGGAATTTGACGTGGAAAAGCGTGAAAGCATCAAGACACTGATACTCACACTCTGGAAACGTGAGGATGAAGCCCCAAGGCGTTCGGAAGAAGTGGCCCTTTCGGGAGCGGTGAACGCATACATCCGCAGGATAACGGAAAACAGGGATGTCAGACCCGATTTCAACGGATTCTACGAGTTTGTGCGTGATGACTACCGCCGGATGATTGAGGAGAAGAAAGTCCGTGAGAAGGATTTTGACATCGACGGTTTCCTGAACGTGCTGGAACCGTTCTACCGTGGCGGTGATTATGATTTCCTGCTTAATTCGGACAAGGAACTGGATCTTACCAACAAGCGCTTTATCGTATTTGAACTGGACAATATCAGCGGAAACAAGGTGCTTCTGCCCGTGGTCACGCTGATAATCATGGAAACCTTCATCGCCAAGATGCGCCGTTTGAAAGGTATCCGCAAGATGATACTCATTGAGGAATGCTGGAAAGCCCTGATGTCCGCCAATATGAGTGAGTACATAAAGTATTTATTTAAGACCGTCAGAAAATATTTCGGGGAGGCTGTTGTGGTCACCCAGGAAGTGGATGACATCATCAGTTCCCCTGTCGTGAAGGAAGCTATCATCAACAACAGTGACTGCAAGATTCTTCTTGACCAGCGGAAATACATGAACAAGTTCGACCATATCCAGCGGCTTCTCGGACTGACCGACAAGGAACGCGGACAGATCCTGTCCATTAACCAGGCCAACCATCCCGGACGTTTCTACCGTGAGGTCTGGATCGGTCTTGGCGGTACCCATTCGGCCGTGTATGCCACGGAAGTCAGCGATGAGGAATATGCCGTATATACCACGGAAGAGTCGGAAAAGCTGGAATTGCAGAAGCTGGCCAAGGAACTGGGCGGAAATCTGGAACTGGCCGTGAAACGCATTGCGGAAATGAGAAGGGAAAGGAAAAGGTCAAACGGTAAAGCATGA
- a CDS encoding DUF3876 domain-containing protein, whose translation MKNRQLYRLAACLIGAASLLLQSCSESRFKDCDRLCGSWSSVEGKPDVLIYKEGDAYKVTVFARSGKTRKLKPETYLLVEENGNLFINTGYRIDIAYNEAADVLTFSPNGDYVRKEVRP comes from the coding sequence ATGAAAAACAGACAGTTGTACAGACTGGCCGCCTGCCTGATCGGGGCGGCATCACTGCTGCTGCAGAGCTGCAGTGAGAGCAGGTTCAAGGACTGTGACCGCCTGTGCGGTTCATGGAGCAGTGTGGAAGGCAAGCCCGATGTTCTTATATATAAGGAAGGGGACGCCTACAAGGTGACGGTCTTCGCCCGTAGCGGAAAGACACGGAAGCTGAAGCCGGAAACCTATCTGCTGGTGGAAGAAAACGGTAACCTGTTCATTAATACCGGCTACCGCATAGACATCGCCTACAATGAGGCGGCTGACGTATTGACCTTTTCTCCGAACGGTGATTATGTAAGGAAGGAGGTACGTCCATGA
- a CDS encoding DUF4141 domain-containing protein — MRKRLLLLCAGTFFLAGQIRAQWVVTDPGNLAQSIINMSDNIVHTSSTATSTAQNFAETVKIYQQYKKYYDALKSVNNLVKDARKVSEIILMVGDVSEIYVTNFQKMLGDENFSPEELDAIAFGYTKLLEESNGVLQDLKQVINVSTLSMTDKDRMDVVDDCYASMRRYRNLVNYYTNRNIAVSFLRARKKNDLDRVLKLYGNDTSKYW, encoded by the coding sequence ATGAGAAAAAGACTGCTGCTGCTTTGTGCAGGAACCTTTTTTCTTGCCGGACAGATACGGGCACAGTGGGTGGTGACCGATCCGGGAAACCTTGCCCAGAGTATCATCAACATGTCGGACAATATCGTGCATACCTCTTCAACTGCGACAAGTACCGCCCAGAATTTTGCGGAGACGGTGAAGATATACCAGCAGTACAAGAAATACTATGATGCCCTGAAGTCCGTCAACAATCTGGTGAAAGATGCCCGTAAGGTCAGTGAGATTATCCTGATGGTCGGTGACGTGTCGGAAATCTACGTGACCAATTTCCAGAAGATGCTGGGTGACGAGAACTTTTCTCCCGAAGAGCTGGATGCCATCGCTTTCGGTTATACCAAACTTCTGGAAGAGAGCAACGGGGTGTTGCAGGACCTCAAGCAGGTAATCAACGTCAGCACCCTTTCCATGACCGACAAGGACCGTATGGATGTGGTGGATGACTGTTATGCCAGTATGCGCCGTTACCGCAATCTCGTGAATTACTATACGAACAGGAATATAGCCGTGAGTTTTCTGCGTGCCCGCAAGAAGAATGACCTTGACCGTGTCCTGAAGCTCTATGGCAATGACACCTCCAAATATTGGTAG
- the traJ gene encoding conjugative transposon protein TraJ, with translation MVLLSVDFSNLHTILESLYNEMMPLCEDMLDVAKGLAGLGALFYVAVRVWQSLARAEPIDVYPLLRPFAIGICIMLFPTLVLGTMNTVLSPIVQGTHKMLEGQTMDMQQYREQKDRLEREAMLRNPETAYLVSDEEFDRQLDELGWSPDAMATRMGMYMEVGMYNLEKNIRDAFRSLLELLFAAASLLIDTVRTFFLVVLSILGPIAFAFSVWDGFQSTLSQWFTRYISVYLWLPVSDLFSCMLAKIQVLMLQNDILELQNNPNYSLDNSNSVYVIFMLIGIIGYFTVPTVAGWIVQAGGAGNYNRNINRTATKAGGFAAGAAGSGLGNIGGRLRGK, from the coding sequence ATGGTATTGTTATCCGTGGATTTCTCGAATCTCCATACCATTCTGGAGAGCCTTTACAATGAAATGATGCCCCTTTGTGAGGATATGCTGGACGTGGCCAAGGGACTTGCTGGACTCGGTGCCCTGTTCTATGTGGCCGTCCGTGTCTGGCAGTCGCTTGCCCGTGCCGAACCGATAGATGTGTATCCGCTTCTGCGCCCGTTTGCGATAGGCATCTGCATCATGCTTTTCCCGACCCTGGTACTCGGAACGATGAATACGGTGCTGAGCCCGATTGTGCAGGGAACCCACAAGATGCTTGAGGGGCAGACGATGGACATGCAGCAGTACCGTGAGCAGAAGGACAGGCTGGAACGTGAAGCCATGCTCCGCAATCCGGAAACGGCCTATCTGGTCAGCGATGAGGAGTTTGACCGTCAGCTGGACGAGCTCGGATGGTCGCCTGATGCCATGGCAACCCGCATGGGCATGTATATGGAAGTGGGCATGTACAATCTGGAAAAGAATATCCGGGACGCCTTCCGCAGTCTGCTGGAACTGCTTTTTGCCGCGGCATCCCTGCTTATAGATACGGTAAGGACCTTTTTTCTGGTTGTATTGTCCATCCTTGGTCCCATTGCCTTTGCCTTCAGTGTGTGGGACGGTTTCCAGTCCACGCTCAGCCAGTGGTTCACACGTTACATTTCCGTCTATCTGTGGCTTCCCGTGAGTGACCTTTTCAGCTGTATGCTGGCCAAGATTCAGGTACTTATGCTGCAGAACGACATCCTGGAGCTCCAGAACAATCCGAACTATTCGCTGGACAACTCCAATTCGGTATATGTGATCTTCATGCTGATAGGTATCATCGGATATTTTACCGTGCCGACCGTGGCCGGATGGATTGTGCAGGCAGGCGGTGCCGGAAACTACAACCGCAACATCAACCGTACCGCGACCAAGGCCGGAGGATTTGCAGCCGGTGCCGCAGGTTCCGGACTGGGAAATATCGGAGGGCGTCTGCGTGGAAAATAA
- the traK gene encoding conjugative transposon protein TraK codes for MEFKSLTNIESSFRRIRLMLAVFVGCCTLVTVFALWNSYRFAEKQREKIYVLDGGKSLMLALSQDLSQNRPAEAREHVRRFHELFFGLSPQKDAIEHNINRALQLADKSAYHYYVDFAEKGYYNRLISGNINQVVRVDSVVCDFSGYPYRARTYARQMIIRESNVTERSLVTDCQLQNTSRSDDNPNGFIIEHLTILENKDIRSVER; via the coding sequence ATGGAATTCAAATCACTGACCAATATTGAAAGCAGTTTCAGACGGATACGCCTGATGCTTGCGGTCTTTGTCGGATGCTGCACGCTTGTGACCGTCTTTGCCCTGTGGAACTCATACCGCTTTGCGGAGAAACAGCGTGAGAAAATTTATGTACTCGATGGTGGCAAGTCACTGATGCTTGCCCTTTCGCAGGATCTTTCACAGAACCGTCCGGCTGAAGCCAGGGAGCATGTAAGAAGGTTCCATGAGCTCTTTTTCGGGCTGTCGCCACAGAAGGATGCCATTGAGCACAATATCAACCGTGCCTTGCAGCTGGCGGACAAAAGCGCCTATCATTACTATGTGGATTTTGCCGAGAAAGGATATTACAACCGTCTCATTTCCGGCAATATCAACCAGGTGGTACGGGTAGACAGCGTGGTCTGCGACTTTTCCGGTTACCCTTACAGGGCCAGAACGTATGCCCGCCAGATGATTATCCGTGAGAGCAACGTGACGGAACGTTCGCTGGTGACTGACTGCCAGCTTCAGAATACCTCCCGTTCCGATGACAATCCCAACGGCTTTATCATCGAACATCTGACCATACTGGAAAACAAGGACATAAGGAGCGTAGAGCGATGA